TCGTTCCTAGCCACAGTTTCCGAACGCCTCGCAGTTAGCGAACAGACCGCTACGATTGTACGCTCGATCTGAATTCGGTGCTACTGAGAGGTTTTGTAGGCACTGAATTATTGATCTTACCACTTGCTCAAGCCACCTGAAAGGTTAACCCTAATTTTTCTAGGACAAACCTGGCAATTTAGAGCGTTCCAAACCCCTTTCTTTTCTTCTCCTTTTTCTTCTTCTTGGCTGGAGCCGCCCCCGGATAACCGCGCCATCCCGGTTGCGGAGAGCGTCCGCCGCCGCCCATCCCCGGCATACCCATTCCAGGCATTCCAGGGAAATTCCCCTGACCCATTTGTTGCATCATCGAGCGCATCCGTTGGAAATCGCTCACCAACTTGCCCACATCCGATTCTGTATAACCCGAACCGCGAGCCACGCGCCGCCGCCGACTCGGAGAACCCGATAGCAAATCAGGGTCGCGGCGTTCCTCCATCGTCATTGAATTAATCATCGACTCCGCCCGCTTGAGTTGGGCTTCACCCTGTTCGAGTTGCTCGCCAGAGATTTTCCCCATTCCCGGAATCATCTTCAACAGGCCGCCCAGAGAACCCATATTTTTCAGCAGGCGCATCTGCTTCAAGAAGTCGGTAAAGTCAAACTTCGCCGTCAGGATTTTCTCCTGCATCTTCTCAGCATCGGCTAAATCTACCTCCTCCTGGGCTTTCTCCACCAATGTGAGAACATCGCCCATCCCCAGAATGCGCGATGCCATCCGGTCGGGGTAGAACGGTTGGAGGGCTTCCACCTTTTCCCCAACCCCGATAAACTTAATCGGCTGACCGGAAATTTGCCGCACCGACAAGGCAGCCCCCCCGCGACTGTCGCCATCCATCTTGGTGAGAATGGCTCCAGTAATGCCAATTTGGTCGTGGAAGGTGCGCGTCAGAGTTGCGGCTTCTTGACCCGTCATCGCATCGACAACCAGTAGGGTTTCGTTGGGTTGGACGGTTTCCTTAATTCGGGCCAACTCCGCCATCATGTCCTGGTCAATTTGCAGGCGTCCGGCGGTGTCGATAATGACGGTATCGACGCCTTCGGCTCTGGCGCGTTCTACCCCCTGGCGGGCAATTTCCACTGGGTCTGCATCGCTCCCCATTTCAAACACGGGGATGTTGATTTGTTGACCGAGGGCCAGTAATTGGTCAATCGCCGCCGGACGATATACGTCAGTGGCGACTAACATGCAACTGCGCTCTAATTTGCGGAGGTGGAGAGCTAATTTAGCCGAAGCGGTGGTTTTCCCCGTTCCTTGCAAACCCGCCATTAAGACGATGGTGGGTGCTGTATCTGCGTGGGCGAGGGGGACGTTTGCTTCTCCCATGACTTCCACAAGTTCGTCATGGACAATTTTGATGAATTGCTGGTCGGGTCTAACTCCAGCAATCACTTCGGCTCCGAGGGCTTTCTTTTCAACTTCGCTGACAAACTCTTTGACGACTTGCAAGTTGGCGTCGGCTTCGAGTAAAGCGCGGCGGACTTCTCGCAGGGCTTCTTTGATATTGGCTTCTGAGATTTTGTCTTGACCTCGAAGTTTCTTCCAGGCTGATTCAAGGCGGTCAGCAAGGGCGTCAAACATAGAAGGGGTGTATTTAACTATTTTTTCTCTTTTTTATTCTGACGCACTCTCTACCCTTCCCTAACAGGTTTTCTGGTCGGGTTTCAATCTCAATCGAAAGTTAGAGCGATCGCGCTCTCAAGCTCGCTTACAATGCGCCTATTCGCTCAATGTTTCAAATCAGGAGTAGAACCCATGCGTTTATTAAAGGGTGTTTTAGTTGCGAGTTTTGCAACTTTGGGTCTTTGGGTTTTGCCTGCCAATGCTCAATCAGTCACTCAGGCACAAGTTGGGGCATTAGTAGAAGCGCTGCGACGGGCTGCCCCCCAAACGGGTCAAGCCAATGATGGACTCTACAGCGATTGGAAGGTGAAGGGCGAAAATATTCCCCGCTGGTCGAGATTTTGCACGGGGCGGGAAATGACGCCTGCACAGTTTCAGGCGAACCCGCAACAAGCACGGGCGATTATGAATTGCATCGTGGAAGATTTGCTTAAAGAGGAATACGCGGCGAGTCGCAATAACGAACGGACGGCGGTGTTGCGTTCGGCAGCTTGGTGGATGACGGGCGATTCGACTCAGTACAACAATAGCGCGATCGCGCCTTATACCCAAAGGGTCTTATCGTTCTACGAACAAGAACGCGCCAGAAGATAACCGGGTTTTTCACCCCTCTCCCAGAACGGGCGAGGGGCTTCCAACTCCAGGTCTAGTCAAAAAAGAGCTTATTTAAAAGCATCCTTTTTCAACTTTTTATTTAAATACTTTTCTACGGCTTCCCCCAGTTCTTGTTCGGGATTTTTCGGGCGCGGCTTTGGGGGAAATAAAACTTCTAAGGTAAACAGAATAAAGATCGCTGAAAAGGCAATGAGCGGGAAAAGCATAGTGGCGTGCTACTCCTGAAAGATTACTGAATTGTCGTCAAGATTTAGTAGCTGCACGCCGATCCTAAAATGCGCGATCGCGTCTGACTCCTTTTCTACCAGAAATCCCTTGCCGCATTTTAAGCCATTTTCCAAACAATGTCTCTGGCGAGCGAAAAACTTTATTAAAGTTTAATGACGTTCCAGAGGCGTTCCACAGCGCTTGCAAAACTGGGCATCGGCATCGTGAAACATTAAGCCACATCCGGAACATAGAGATTGTTTATTATTTGCCGTATTCACCAGTTGCTTAACCAAGTCGCCTAGTTGCCAAGGAATCAACGCAATTCCAGTGATAATCATCAAAACCGTCATTAACTTACCCGTTTCTGAGATGGGCGTGACATCCCCAAATCCCACGGTTGTCATAGTCACTACCGAAAAATAAACCGCATCCAGAAAGGTAGCGAAATCTTGGGGGTTGGCTCGATGCTCGACTTGATAAATTAAACCCGAATACACGAAAATAATCGAAAACAGCGTAAACAAAATTCGAGCAATAATTACCCCATCTTCGGTGTTGATTTTACCAAAGAGGGTCTTAGCATCCAAAAAGCGAATGAGCCTTAAAATCCGAAACCAGCGAAAGACAAAAATAAAGCTAACATCGATTTCTCGTAAAAAGAACGGCAAAATTACAATTAAGTCGATAATGGAATAAAGGCTGAAAATAAACCTAACTTTGTTTTCCGCACACCAAAAACGGAGGATATACTCTACCGAGAAGCAAACCAGAATCACCGCGTTAATCTCTTCTAAGATGAGTTTGGTTTGGGGCGGTATGGGGTAAGTTTCCGCAACAAAGATGGCTGAAGACAAAAGAACCAGCCCAGTAATGGCTAAGGTAATCGTTCGACCGACTGGTGTTTCGATATCTTGTAAGTAAAACGCCAGTTTTTCTCGCATGATCTTCTCTAATCAGAGGACTTTTAGGTTTAATTGAAGCGTGCTACAGCATTTTTTGATGGGACGAAATACAGCGCGATCTCCCTTACTAAGGTGGACTTCACGAATATGAAAAAAGTTGCATATCTCTATTTTAAAGCGTAGAACTAGAGCAAAAAAATACCTCCAGCATTACTCTGCTAGAGGTACATACCCGGATAGAAACTTATCAAATTATGAAGACAGGATTATTTGGTGAGAACCACTTCTTTTTCAGAAGCAGTTGCAGGCAAATCGGAATAAAGGGAGGTTTCTAAATTCAGTTCGGGATGAACGATAGGAGTCTCTTGTGCTAAGTTCGCAGCCATTTTTGCCTTGTAACTCGCGAGGGTGCGAGTGGCAAACAAACCGGAAATCGCAGCAATTCCCACACCAGCAGCGGCGAGAGGTTTGAAGCCAAAATCACCATTCCACCCTCCCAGGATGGGAGATTGAGGCGATTCAATGCCATTGGTATTGAAGGACTGTTTAAAGCGGCAGCTTGCGACCTGGGCAGAAGCAGAACTAGCGGTTGATAGCGCGATCGCAGCCGTTAGGGCAACCAGGGTTAAACAAGAAGATTGTTTCATCACGCAATGTATGAAGAGCAATGAACCACAAATCGTTTCCCTATATCATAGAGGATCGATCGTTAACAGCACTAAAGCAGATTCTTCACAAAATTTCAAGTCCCCGGCGAGAGAAGACCGTGCGATCACCC
This Desertifilum tharense IPPAS B-1220 DNA region includes the following protein-coding sequences:
- a CDS encoding ion transporter, coding for MREKLAFYLQDIETPVGRTITLAITGLVLLSSAIFVAETYPIPPQTKLILEEINAVILVCFSVEYILRFWCAENKVRFIFSLYSIIDLIVILPFFLREIDVSFIFVFRWFRILRLIRFLDAKTLFGKINTEDGVIIARILFTLFSIIFVYSGLIYQVEHRANPQDFATFLDAVYFSVVTMTTVGFGDVTPISETGKLMTVLMIITGIALIPWQLGDLVKQLVNTANNKQSLCSGCGLMFHDADAQFCKRCGTPLERH
- the ffh gene encoding signal recognition particle protein, with the translated sequence MFDALADRLESAWKKLRGQDKISEANIKEALREVRRALLEADANLQVVKEFVSEVEKKALGAEVIAGVRPDQQFIKIVHDELVEVMGEANVPLAHADTAPTIVLMAGLQGTGKTTASAKLALHLRKLERSCMLVATDVYRPAAIDQLLALGQQINIPVFEMGSDADPVEIARQGVERARAEGVDTVIIDTAGRLQIDQDMMAELARIKETVQPNETLLVVDAMTGQEAATLTRTFHDQIGITGAILTKMDGDSRGGAALSVRQISGQPIKFIGVGEKVEALQPFYPDRMASRILGMGDVLTLVEKAQEEVDLADAEKMQEKILTAKFDFTDFLKQMRLLKNMGSLGGLLKMIPGMGKISGEQLEQGEAQLKRAESMINSMTMEERRDPDLLSGSPSRRRRVARGSGYTESDVGKLVSDFQRMRSMMQQMGQGNFPGMPGMGMPGMGGGGRSPQPGWRGYPGAAPAKKKKKEKKRKGFGTL